A DNA window from Pungitius pungitius chromosome 1, fPunPun2.1, whole genome shotgun sequence contains the following coding sequences:
- the smim29 gene encoding small integral membrane protein 29 yields the protein MNITTESPAIVDGDVAVGYVLVPFFLLTVLGIAAAVVMYIRKKRRIDRLRHQLLPVYTYDPSEELNEAEQEMLWKEEDTRIVQGWARGYQQRRPLLTKDINA from the exons ATGAACATCACTACAGAGTCCCCTGCCATCGTTGATGGAGATGTGGCAGTCGGCTATGTGTTGGTgccctttttcctcctcaccGTTCTTGGAATAGCTGCAGCTGTG GTCATGTATATCCGAAAGAAAAGGAG GATCGACAGACTCCGTCATCAGCTGTTACCAGTTTACACGTACGATCCATCAGAGGAGCTCAATGAAGCTGAGCAAGAAATGCTGTGGAAGGAGGAAGACACGAGG ATCGTACAAGGTTGGGCCAGAGGTTATCAACAGCGACGCCCTCTTCTGACCAAAGACATCAATGCATGA